The following coding sequences lie in one Serinus canaria isolate serCan28SL12 chromosome 12, serCan2020, whole genome shotgun sequence genomic window:
- the RAD54L2 gene encoding helicase ARIP4 isoform X1, translated as MSDESISGSDPDLDPDLEQEDMEEEEEEDEEEAMEEDNDGDDEEDLLDESDQPQEAVFGGDHAEHAEDGEWQRSTSTTSSQSERAEQLLQNQHKSLASEDTKKKRAQKPSHMRRNIRKLLREDQLEAVTKAAQQEELERRKRLEQQRKDYPASIPTVPLEFLPEDIVFRTAEATQLPPQVLAEEVICLDSTSSGSEDDTKGKNSIKDEVIELSSGEDDALQIVDSSDSGNEGEEDGSEESSGSHVNDALNQSDALGQVIVNINHPPNEEDIFLAPQLARAVKPHQIGGIRFLYDNLVESLERFKTSSGFGCILAHSMGLGKTIQVISFLDVLFRHTEAKTVLAIVPVNTLQNWLAEFNMWLPAPENLPADYNSKEVQPRTFKVHILNDEHKTTAARAKVVNDWVTEGGVLLMGYEMYRLLSLKKSFATGRKKRTKKQTGPVIIDLDEEDRQQELLKGIEKALSRPGPDVVICDEGHRIKNCHASTSQALKNIRSRRRVVLTGYPLQNNLIEYWCMVDFVRPDFLGSRQEFSNMFERPILNGQCIDSTPQDVRLMRYRSHVLHSLLEGFVQRRGHNVLKVQLPSKEEHVILVRLSKIQRALYTEFMNRFRDAGNSGWLGLNPLKAFCVCCKIWNHPDVLYEALQKENLANEQDLDVDDLSTASTNSRCQPQGIKVKTESNALASPVGEATNSKFLQSVGFNPFQERANQVVTYEWAKDILCDYQTGVLENSPKMVLLFHLIEESVKLGDKILVFSQSLSTLSVIEEFLAKRPMPSPPGSDGGVHNWVRNINYYRLDGSTSASERERLINQFNDPSNASVWLFLLSTRAGCLGVNLIGANRVVVFDASWNPCHDAQAVCRVYRYGQKKPCHIYRLVSDYTLEKKIYDRQISKQGMSDRVVDDLNPVLNFTRREVENLLHFVEEESDPAQLSLNPSKMKESVLQLACLKYPHLITKEPFQHESLLIDRKEHKLTKAEKKAAKKSYEEEKRASVPYTRPSYAQYYPASDQSLTSIPAFSQRNWRPALKGEDKPVASVRPVQSTPIPMMPRHVPMGGAGSTSSTNPAVNFPINYLQRAGVFVQKIVTTTDIVIPGTNTSTDVQARISAGESIHIIRGTKGTYIRTSDGRIFAIRTTGKPKGNEDRRTAASGSQSSSLESTSNGRHSASSPQLPSTEELTRPISPDSPEIISELQQYAEAAAARESRHSSPSTTAPQGHAARTDTVPGAATRGAEQRVGAHCMAPSVSSALPATSQHGDAHPVLDLRGNKRKSTSPSAPEEQSRRQQKKRQLPSSAQPYEHGYPVSGGFTMPPVSLNHNLTHPFASQPGNSLYMGTGSSYYQLPNLLPDPHLVFPVTTDPLLTAGTASSSAATSATASVPSFMLNPSLAGVLPNYSLPFTQSLLPEPRMFAPFPAPVLPSSLPRSMASAYPGYMSPHSGYPAGGLLRSQVPQFEPQEVPEVGCSSNDEDKDDDVIEITGK; from the exons ATGTCAGACGAGTCAATCTCAGGGAGTGATCCGGACCTGGACCCGGACTTGGAGCAGGAGGAtatggaagaggaggaggaggaagatgaggaggaggcAATGGAGGAGGACAATGATGGGGATGACGAGGAGGACTTACTTGATGAAAGTG ACCAACCCCAGGAAGCCGTGTTCGGCGGTGACCATGCGGAGCACGCGGAGGATGGAGAGTGGCAGCGCTCGACTTCAACTACCTCATCTCAGAGCGAGCGGGCAGAGCAACTCTTGCAGAACCAGCACAAGAGCCTGGCCTCTGAGGACACCAAAAAGAAGAGGGCTCAGAAACCGTCTCACATGCGGAGGAACATAAg AAAGCTGTTGCGTGAGGACCAACTGGAAGCCGTGACAaaggcagcccagcaggaagaGTTGGAGAGAAGGAAACGGCTTGAGCAGCAGCGGAAGGATTATCCAGCCTCTATACCAACTGTTCCCCTGGAGTTTCTTCCTG AGGACATCGTTTTTAGAACAGCAGAGGCAACCCAGCTCCCCCCTCAGGTCCTGGCTGAGGAAGTGATCTGCCTCGACAGTACCAGCAGTGGCAGTGAAGATGatactaaaggaaaaaatagcattaaagATG AAGTGATTGAGCTGAGCTCAGGAGAGGATGATGCCCTCCAAATTGTGGACAGCAGTGACTCTGGCAATGAAGGGGAGGAGGATGGCAGTGAAGAGAGCAGTGGCTCTCATGTGAATGATGCCTTAAATCAGTCAGATGCTCTGGGGCAAGTCATTGTCAACATCAATCATCCACCAAATGAGGAGGACATTTTCTTGGCTCCCCAGCTTGCACGTGCAGTGAAACCTCATCAG ATTGGTGGAATCCGATTCCTTTATGACAACTTGGTCGAGTCCTTGGAGAGATTTAAAACCAGCAGTGGGTTTGGGTGTATTTTAGCACATAGCATGGGCCTGGGCAAGACCATACAGGTGATCTCTTTCTTGGATGTACTTTTTCGGCACACGGAGGCAAAGACTGTTCTTGCCATTGTACCT GTGAATACGCTTCAAAACTGGCTAGCAGAGTTCAACATGTGGCTCCCAGCACCTGAAAACCTTCCTGCTGATTATAACTCCAAAGAGGTCCAGCCCCGCACCTTCAAAGTCCACATCCTGAATGATGAACACAA AACGACAGCTGCACGAGCAAAGGTGGTGAATGACTGGGTGACAGAAGGTGGTGTGCTGCTGATGGGATATGAGATGTACCGTCTCCTCTCACTGAAGAAGTCCTTTGCCACTGGCAggaagaagagaacaaagaaacaaactggCCCTGTCATTATTGACTTGGATGAGGAAGACCGGCAGCAGGAGCTTCTGAAAG GGATCGAGAAGGCTTTGTCTCGCCCCGGCCCAGACGTGGTTATTTGTGACGAAGGACACCGGATAAAGAACTGCCATGCCAGCACTTCCCAGGCACTGAAGAACATCCGCTCGCGCCGGCGGGTGGTGCTGACCGGGTACCCACTGCAGAACAACCTCATCGAGTACTGGTGCATGGTGGACTTTGTCCGGCCTGACTTCCTGGGCTCGCGGCAGGAGTTCAGTAACATGTTTGAGCGGCCCATCCTGAACGGGCAGTGCATCGACAGCACCCCCCAGGACGTGCGGCTGATGCGCTACCGCAGCCACGtcctgcacagcctgctggAGGGCTTCGTGCAGCG GCGAGGCCACAACGTGCTGAAGGTTCAGCTCCCATCTAAGGAAGAGCATGTCATTCTGGTACGTCTGTCCAAGATCCAGCGGGCCCTCTACACCGAGTTCATGAACCGGTTCCGGGATGCAGGCAACAGCggctggctggggctgaacCCACTCAAAGCTTTCTGTGTCTGTTGTAAG ATCTGGAACCATCCAGATGTATTGTATGAAGCTCTGCAAAAGGAGAATCTGGCAAACGAGCAGGATTTGGATGTGGATGATCTTAGCACAGCAAGCACTAATTCCCGCTGCCAGCCTCAGGGAATTAAAGTTAAAACAGAAAGTAATGCTTTGGCATCACCAGTTGGAGAAGCTACTAATAGCAAGTTCCTCCAGAGTGTTGGCTTCAACCCTTTCCAGGAGAGAGCAAATCAGGTCGTAACTTATGAGTGG GCCAAAGACATCTTGTGTGATTACCAGACGGGAGTCCTGGAGAACTCACCCAAGATGGTGTTACTTTTCCACCTAATTGAGGAAAGTGTGAAGCTTGGAGACAAGATCTTGGTCTTCAG CCAGAGCTTGTCCACCTTATCTGTCATTGAAGAGTTTTTGGCAAAGAGACCGATGCCGAGTCCTCCAGGCTCAGATGGAGGAGTTCATAACTGGGTCCGAAACATCAACTACTACA GACTGGatggcagcacctctgcctcGGAAAGGGAACGGCTGATTAACCAGTTCAATGATCCCAGCAATGCCTCTGTTTGGCTCTTCCTTTTGTCCACACG TGCTGGGTGTTTGGGTGTGAACCTCATTGGAGCAAACAGAGTGGTGGTGTTTGATGCTTCCTGGAACCCGTGCCACGACGCCCAGGCCGTGTGCCGGGTGTACCGCTACGGGCAGAAGAAGCCGTGCCACATCTATAGACTGGTGTCTGATTACACCCTGGAGAAGAAGATCTATGACCGCCAGATCTCCAAGCAGGGCATGTCAG ATCGGGTGGTGGATGATCTGAACCCAGTGCTGAACTTCACTCGACGGGAGGTGGAGAACCTGCTGCATTTTGTGGAAGAAGAATCTGaccctgctcagctctccctcaATCCGAGCAAGATGAAGGAGTCTGTTCTACAATTAGCCTGTCTCAAGTATCCTCACCTCATCACCAAG GAGCCTTTTCAGCACGAGTCACTGCTGATCGACCGGAAGGAGCACAAGCTGACCaaggcagagaagaaagcagCCAAGAAGAGCTATGAGGAGGAAAAGCGAGCATCCGTCCCCTACACCCGGCCGTCCTACGCACAGTATTACCCAGCCAGTGACCAGAGTCTGACGAGCATCCCTGCCTTTAGCCAGAGGAACTG GCGACCAGCCCTCAAGGGTGAGGACAAACCAGTGGCAAGTGTCCGCCCAGTTCAGTCCACCCCCATTCCAATGATGCCCCGGCATGTCCCCATGGGTGGTGCAGGATCAACCTCAAGTACCAACCCTGCAGTCAACTTCCCCATCAACTATCTACAGCGAGCTGGTGTCTTTGTGCAGAAGATTGTTACCACCACGG ATATTGTGATTCCGGGTACAAATACATCCACTGATGTACAAGCTAGAATCAGTGCTGGCGAGAGCATCCACATCATCCGAGGGACAAAAG GGACGTATATCCGGACCAGCGACGGTCGGATTTTTGCCATACGGACCACTGGGAAGCCAAAGGGCAATGAAGACCGTCGGACAGCTGCCTCAG GCTCCCAGAGCTCTTCCCTGGAGTCCACAAGCAATGGCAGACACAGTGCCTcatccccacagctccccagcacGGAGGAGCTCACTCGGCCCATCTCCCCCGACAGCCCCGAGATCATCAGCGAGCTGCAGCAGTACGCGGAGGCAGCGGCTGCGCGCGAGTCCCGCCATAGCTCTCCCAGCACCACCGCGCCACAGGGCCACGCCGCCCGCACGGACACCGTGCCCGGCGCCGCCACCCGAGGAGCCGAACAGCGCGTGGGGGCTCACTGCATGGCTCCCTCCGTGTCCTCGGCCCTGCCAGCCACCAGCCAGCACGGCGATGCCCACCCGGTGTTGGACTTACGGGGCAACAAGCGCAAGTCGACGTCGCCGTCGGCTCCAGAGGAGCAATCCCGGAGGCAGCAGAAGAAGCGCCAGTTGCCATCATCCGCGCAGCCGTACGAACACGGGTACCCCGTCTCTGGTGGGTTCACCATGCCTCCTGTCTCTTTAAACCACAACCTAACCCATCCATTTGCCTCCCAGCCAGGAAACTCCTTGTACATGGGCACTGGCTCCTCTTATTACCAGCTGCCCAATTTACTCCCAGACCCTCATCTGGTGTTCCCTGTGACTACTGACCCTCTGCTGACAGCCGGCACCGCCAGCTCTTCTGCTGCTACCTCAGCCACCGCCAGCGTCCCCTCATTCATGCTAAACCCTTCTCTGGCAGGGGTGCTGCCCAATTACTCGCTTCCCTTCACGCAGTCACTCCTGCCTGAGCCCAGGATGTTcgctcctttcccagcccccgTCTTGCCTAGCAGCCTTCCCAGGAGCATGGCATCTGCCTACCCTGGCTACATGTCCCCTCACTCGGGCTACCCAGCTGGGGGTCTCCTTCGGTCCCAGGTGCCTCAGTTTGAACCCCAGGAGGTCCCAGAGGTGGGATGCAGCTCTAATGACGAGGACAAAGACGACGATGTCATAGAGatcacagggaaataa
- the RAD54L2 gene encoding helicase ARIP4 isoform X3, with protein MSDESISGSDPDLDPDLEQEDMEEEEEEDEEEAMEEDNDGDDEEDLLDESDQPQEAVFGGDHAEHAEDGEWQRSTSTTSSQSERAEQLLQNQHKSLASEDTKKKRAQKPSHMRRNIRKLLREDQLEAVTKAAQQEELERRKRLEQQRKDYPASIPTVPLEFLPEDIVFRTAEATQLPPQVLAEEVICLDSTSSGSEDDTKGKNSIKDEVIELSSGEDDALQIVDSSDSGNEGEEDGSEESSGSHVNDALNQSDALGQVIVNINHPPNEEDIFLAPQLARAVKPHQIGGIRFLYDNLVESLERFKTSSGFGCILAHSMGLGKTIQVISFLDVLFRHTEAKTVLAIVPVNTLQNWLAEFNMWLPAPENLPADYNSKEVQPRTFKVHILNDEHKTTAARAKVVNDWVTEGGVLLMGYEMYRLLSLKKSFATGRKKRTKKQTGPVIIDLDEEDRQQELLKGIEKALSRPGPDVVICDEGHRIKNCHASTSQALKNIRSRRRVVLTGYPLQNNLIEYWCMVDFVRPDFLGSRQEFSNMFERPILNGQCIDSTPQDVRLMRYRSHVLHSLLEGFVQRRGHNVLKVQLPSKEEHVILVRLSKIQRALYTEFMNRFRDAGNSGWLGLNPLKAFCVCCKIWNHPDVLYEALQKENLANEQDLDVDDLSTASTNSRCQPQGIKVKTESNALASPVGEATNSKFLQSVGFNPFQERANQVVTYEWAKDILCDYQTGVLENSPKMVLLFHLIEESVKLGDKILVFSQSLSTLSVIEEFLAKRPMPSPPGSDGGVHNWVRNINYYRLDGSTSASERERLINQFNDPSNASVWLFLLSTRAGCLGVNLIGANRVVVFDASWNPCHDAQAVCRVYRYGQKKPCHIYRLVSDYTLEKKIYDRQISKQGMSDRVVDDLNPVLNFTRREVENLLHFVEEESDPAQLSLNPSKMKESVLQLACLKYPHLITKEPFQHESLLIDRKEHKLTKAEKKAAKKSYEEEKRASVPYTRPSYAQYYPASDQSLTSIPAFSQRNWRPALKGEDKPVASVRPVQSTPIPMMPRHVPMGGAGSTSSTNPAVNFPINYLQRAGVFVQKIVTTTDIVIPGTNTSTDVQARISAGESIHIIRGTKGTYIRTSDGRIFAIRTTGKPKGNEDRRTAASGSQSSSLESTSNGRHSASSPQLPSTEELTRPISPDSPEIISELQQYAEAAAARESRHSSPSTTAPQGHAARTDTVPGAATRGAEQRVGAHCMAPSVSSALPATSQHGDAHPVLDLRGNKRKSTSPSAPEEQSRRQQKKRQLPSSAQPYEHGYPVSGVENRGVLSKLLDNLSLDAPWK; from the exons ATGTCAGACGAGTCAATCTCAGGGAGTGATCCGGACCTGGACCCGGACTTGGAGCAGGAGGAtatggaagaggaggaggaggaagatgaggaggaggcAATGGAGGAGGACAATGATGGGGATGACGAGGAGGACTTACTTGATGAAAGTG ACCAACCCCAGGAAGCCGTGTTCGGCGGTGACCATGCGGAGCACGCGGAGGATGGAGAGTGGCAGCGCTCGACTTCAACTACCTCATCTCAGAGCGAGCGGGCAGAGCAACTCTTGCAGAACCAGCACAAGAGCCTGGCCTCTGAGGACACCAAAAAGAAGAGGGCTCAGAAACCGTCTCACATGCGGAGGAACATAAg AAAGCTGTTGCGTGAGGACCAACTGGAAGCCGTGACAaaggcagcccagcaggaagaGTTGGAGAGAAGGAAACGGCTTGAGCAGCAGCGGAAGGATTATCCAGCCTCTATACCAACTGTTCCCCTGGAGTTTCTTCCTG AGGACATCGTTTTTAGAACAGCAGAGGCAACCCAGCTCCCCCCTCAGGTCCTGGCTGAGGAAGTGATCTGCCTCGACAGTACCAGCAGTGGCAGTGAAGATGatactaaaggaaaaaatagcattaaagATG AAGTGATTGAGCTGAGCTCAGGAGAGGATGATGCCCTCCAAATTGTGGACAGCAGTGACTCTGGCAATGAAGGGGAGGAGGATGGCAGTGAAGAGAGCAGTGGCTCTCATGTGAATGATGCCTTAAATCAGTCAGATGCTCTGGGGCAAGTCATTGTCAACATCAATCATCCACCAAATGAGGAGGACATTTTCTTGGCTCCCCAGCTTGCACGTGCAGTGAAACCTCATCAG ATTGGTGGAATCCGATTCCTTTATGACAACTTGGTCGAGTCCTTGGAGAGATTTAAAACCAGCAGTGGGTTTGGGTGTATTTTAGCACATAGCATGGGCCTGGGCAAGACCATACAGGTGATCTCTTTCTTGGATGTACTTTTTCGGCACACGGAGGCAAAGACTGTTCTTGCCATTGTACCT GTGAATACGCTTCAAAACTGGCTAGCAGAGTTCAACATGTGGCTCCCAGCACCTGAAAACCTTCCTGCTGATTATAACTCCAAAGAGGTCCAGCCCCGCACCTTCAAAGTCCACATCCTGAATGATGAACACAA AACGACAGCTGCACGAGCAAAGGTGGTGAATGACTGGGTGACAGAAGGTGGTGTGCTGCTGATGGGATATGAGATGTACCGTCTCCTCTCACTGAAGAAGTCCTTTGCCACTGGCAggaagaagagaacaaagaaacaaactggCCCTGTCATTATTGACTTGGATGAGGAAGACCGGCAGCAGGAGCTTCTGAAAG GGATCGAGAAGGCTTTGTCTCGCCCCGGCCCAGACGTGGTTATTTGTGACGAAGGACACCGGATAAAGAACTGCCATGCCAGCACTTCCCAGGCACTGAAGAACATCCGCTCGCGCCGGCGGGTGGTGCTGACCGGGTACCCACTGCAGAACAACCTCATCGAGTACTGGTGCATGGTGGACTTTGTCCGGCCTGACTTCCTGGGCTCGCGGCAGGAGTTCAGTAACATGTTTGAGCGGCCCATCCTGAACGGGCAGTGCATCGACAGCACCCCCCAGGACGTGCGGCTGATGCGCTACCGCAGCCACGtcctgcacagcctgctggAGGGCTTCGTGCAGCG GCGAGGCCACAACGTGCTGAAGGTTCAGCTCCCATCTAAGGAAGAGCATGTCATTCTGGTACGTCTGTCCAAGATCCAGCGGGCCCTCTACACCGAGTTCATGAACCGGTTCCGGGATGCAGGCAACAGCggctggctggggctgaacCCACTCAAAGCTTTCTGTGTCTGTTGTAAG ATCTGGAACCATCCAGATGTATTGTATGAAGCTCTGCAAAAGGAGAATCTGGCAAACGAGCAGGATTTGGATGTGGATGATCTTAGCACAGCAAGCACTAATTCCCGCTGCCAGCCTCAGGGAATTAAAGTTAAAACAGAAAGTAATGCTTTGGCATCACCAGTTGGAGAAGCTACTAATAGCAAGTTCCTCCAGAGTGTTGGCTTCAACCCTTTCCAGGAGAGAGCAAATCAGGTCGTAACTTATGAGTGG GCCAAAGACATCTTGTGTGATTACCAGACGGGAGTCCTGGAGAACTCACCCAAGATGGTGTTACTTTTCCACCTAATTGAGGAAAGTGTGAAGCTTGGAGACAAGATCTTGGTCTTCAG CCAGAGCTTGTCCACCTTATCTGTCATTGAAGAGTTTTTGGCAAAGAGACCGATGCCGAGTCCTCCAGGCTCAGATGGAGGAGTTCATAACTGGGTCCGAAACATCAACTACTACA GACTGGatggcagcacctctgcctcGGAAAGGGAACGGCTGATTAACCAGTTCAATGATCCCAGCAATGCCTCTGTTTGGCTCTTCCTTTTGTCCACACG TGCTGGGTGTTTGGGTGTGAACCTCATTGGAGCAAACAGAGTGGTGGTGTTTGATGCTTCCTGGAACCCGTGCCACGACGCCCAGGCCGTGTGCCGGGTGTACCGCTACGGGCAGAAGAAGCCGTGCCACATCTATAGACTGGTGTCTGATTACACCCTGGAGAAGAAGATCTATGACCGCCAGATCTCCAAGCAGGGCATGTCAG ATCGGGTGGTGGATGATCTGAACCCAGTGCTGAACTTCACTCGACGGGAGGTGGAGAACCTGCTGCATTTTGTGGAAGAAGAATCTGaccctgctcagctctccctcaATCCGAGCAAGATGAAGGAGTCTGTTCTACAATTAGCCTGTCTCAAGTATCCTCACCTCATCACCAAG GAGCCTTTTCAGCACGAGTCACTGCTGATCGACCGGAAGGAGCACAAGCTGACCaaggcagagaagaaagcagCCAAGAAGAGCTATGAGGAGGAAAAGCGAGCATCCGTCCCCTACACCCGGCCGTCCTACGCACAGTATTACCCAGCCAGTGACCAGAGTCTGACGAGCATCCCTGCCTTTAGCCAGAGGAACTG GCGACCAGCCCTCAAGGGTGAGGACAAACCAGTGGCAAGTGTCCGCCCAGTTCAGTCCACCCCCATTCCAATGATGCCCCGGCATGTCCCCATGGGTGGTGCAGGATCAACCTCAAGTACCAACCCTGCAGTCAACTTCCCCATCAACTATCTACAGCGAGCTGGTGTCTTTGTGCAGAAGATTGTTACCACCACGG ATATTGTGATTCCGGGTACAAATACATCCACTGATGTACAAGCTAGAATCAGTGCTGGCGAGAGCATCCACATCATCCGAGGGACAAAAG GGACGTATATCCGGACCAGCGACGGTCGGATTTTTGCCATACGGACCACTGGGAAGCCAAAGGGCAATGAAGACCGTCGGACAGCTGCCTCAG GCTCCCAGAGCTCTTCCCTGGAGTCCACAAGCAATGGCAGACACAGTGCCTcatccccacagctccccagcacGGAGGAGCTCACTCGGCCCATCTCCCCCGACAGCCCCGAGATCATCAGCGAGCTGCAGCAGTACGCGGAGGCAGCGGCTGCGCGCGAGTCCCGCCATAGCTCTCCCAGCACCACCGCGCCACAGGGCCACGCCGCCCGCACGGACACCGTGCCCGGCGCCGCCACCCGAGGAGCCGAACAGCGCGTGGGGGCTCACTGCATGGCTCCCTCCGTGTCCTCGGCCCTGCCAGCCACCAGCCAGCACGGCGATGCCCACCCGGTGTTGGACTTACGGGGCAACAAGCGCAAGTCGACGTCGCCGTCGGCTCCAGAGGAGCAATCCCGGAGGCAGCAGAAGAAGCGCCAGTTGCCATCATCCGCGCAGCCGTACGAACACGGGTACCCCGTCTCTG